Proteins from a genomic interval of Haemophilus parainfluenzae T3T1:
- the pxpA gene encoding 5-oxoprolinase subunit PxpA: MKKIDLNADIAEGFPFDEALLKLLSSANIACGLHAGGAKEMQSAVRFAKENQVRIGAHPGFPDRENFGRTQMDLPEQELIAHLRYQLGALKAICDGEGTEISYVKPHGALYNQAAKDEKLARLIAQTIYQFDPSLKLMGLAGSLMLRVAEEEGLQTISEVFADRHYMADGSLVPRSQPNAMVESDEEAIQQVLQMVTEGQVKAIDGSLVPVKAESICLHGDNQHSLQFAARIVEELEKNHITITV, from the coding sequence ATGAAAAAAATTGATTTAAATGCCGATATTGCTGAAGGTTTTCCTTTTGATGAGGCCTTATTAAAATTGCTTTCTTCTGCCAATATTGCTTGCGGTTTACATGCCGGTGGAGCAAAAGAAATGCAAAGTGCGGTCAGATTTGCGAAAGAAAACCAGGTGCGTATAGGGGCTCATCCAGGCTTCCCTGATCGAGAAAATTTTGGGCGAACTCAGATGGATTTACCTGAACAGGAATTAATTGCACATTTGCGCTATCAGCTTGGTGCCTTAAAAGCAATTTGTGATGGGGAAGGCACGGAAATTAGTTATGTTAAACCTCACGGTGCTTTATACAATCAAGCTGCTAAAGATGAAAAGTTAGCCCGTTTAATTGCACAAACTATTTATCAATTTGATCCGAGTTTAAAATTAATGGGATTAGCAGGCAGCTTAATGTTACGCGTAGCTGAGGAAGAAGGTTTACAAACCATTTCTGAAGTGTTTGCGGATCGCCATTATATGGCTGATGGGAGTTTAGTACCTCGTTCGCAACCGAATGCAATGGTGGAGTCTGATGAGGAAGCCATTCAACAAGTGTTACAAATGGTAACAGAAGGTCAAGTCAAAGCCATTGATGGAAGCCTTGTGCCAGTAAAAGCAGAAAGTATCTGTTTACATGGCGATAATCAACATTCTCTACAATTTGCAGCACGCATTGTGGAAGAATTAGAAAAAAATCATATAACAATAACGGTATAA
- the ytfE gene encoding iron-sulfur cluster repair protein YtfE — MSFGDKKLSEIAVSVPGSTSLLRKYDLDFCCGGSDTLANAAAEKGLNLAEIETRLTELQNSKAENPEEYWVNATYPEIIDHILVRYHQRHREQLQELIVLADRVESVHGDREDCPMGVAAELRNVYEDLSNHMMKEEHVLFPMIKAGNYMMAQMPIRMMEMEHAEHGEHLDVLKSLTNNMTPPADACNTWRALYSGIQEFADDLMMHIHRENNVLFPRVIAENH, encoded by the coding sequence ATGTCTTTTGGAGATAAAAAATTAAGTGAAATCGCTGTCAGCGTACCCGGCTCAACTTCCCTACTTCGTAAATACGATTTGGATTTCTGCTGTGGAGGTTCTGATACGCTTGCAAACGCCGCCGCAGAAAAAGGATTAAATTTAGCCGAAATTGAAACCCGTTTAACCGAGCTTCAAAACAGCAAAGCAGAAAACCCAGAGGAATATTGGGTTAATGCAACTTATCCTGAAATTATCGATCATATTTTAGTTCGTTATCATCAACGTCACCGTGAACAACTTCAAGAATTAATCGTCTTAGCAGATCGTGTAGAAAGTGTTCATGGCGATCGTGAAGATTGTCCAATGGGCGTTGCGGCTGAATTACGCAATGTCTATGAAGATTTAAGTAATCATATGATGAAAGAAGAGCACGTGCTTTTCCCAATGATCAAAGCCGGTAATTATATGATGGCGCAAATGCCAATTCGCATGATGGAAATGGAACATGCAGAACACGGCGAACATTTAGACGTATTGAAATCATTAACAAACAATATGACGCCTCCTGCAGATGCTTGTAACACATGGCGTGCGCTTTATAGCGGTATCCAAGAATTTGCAGATGATTTAATGATGCATATTCATCGTGAAAATAATGTTTTATTCCCTCGTGTGATTGCTGAAAATCACTAA
- a CDS encoding NRAMP family divalent metal transporter, giving the protein MASINHRRNAVLGAAFLMATSAIGPGFLTQTATFTNTLLASFGFVILLSILLDIGAQLNIWRIVVVSGKRAQDISNAVFPGAGYFLASLIVMGGLAFNIGNVGGAGLGLNSIFGIAPETGAVISGIIAILIFLRKEAGLLMDRFAQLMGFIMIALTLYVMFKTEPPVVEAAYRTFIPEQVDPIAIVTLVGGTVGGYITFAGAHRLLDAGIQGEKAMAEVSRSSVSAILIASTMRVVLFLAVLGVVAKGIPLNPKNPAETPFEYVAGHFGQILFGVVIWAASITSVIGAAYTSVSFLTSLCPTIERNRNCWIIGFIVVSTAVLVTVGKPAAVLVFVGTLNGLILPIALALILLAAYRSNIVGSYKHPICLAFAGWFVVIIMAILSGKTIISYVSSFLS; this is encoded by the coding sequence ATGGCATCAATCAATCACCGCCGAAATGCAGTGCTAGGGGCGGCATTTTTAATGGCGACTTCAGCAATTGGTCCTGGCTTTTTAACTCAAACTGCAACCTTTACAAACACCTTATTAGCCAGTTTTGGCTTTGTGATTTTATTATCGATTTTGTTAGATATTGGTGCTCAGCTTAATATTTGGCGAATTGTGGTGGTATCAGGAAAGCGAGCACAGGATATTTCTAATGCTGTTTTTCCAGGCGCGGGCTATTTTCTTGCGTCACTTATCGTGATGGGAGGGTTGGCTTTTAATATTGGTAATGTAGGGGGCGCAGGCCTAGGGCTTAATTCAATCTTTGGTATCGCCCCAGAAACAGGAGCTGTTATCAGTGGCATCATTGCAATTTTAATTTTTTTACGTAAAGAAGCAGGATTGTTAATGGATCGCTTTGCCCAATTAATGGGTTTTATTATGATTGCACTGACTTTGTATGTTATGTTTAAAACAGAACCGCCAGTAGTAGAAGCAGCATATCGTACCTTTATTCCAGAGCAAGTTGATCCTATCGCAATTGTGACATTAGTTGGAGGAACCGTAGGGGGATATATTACCTTTGCTGGAGCTCACCGCTTATTAGACGCGGGGATCCAGGGTGAAAAAGCAATGGCTGAAGTGAGTCGTAGCTCTGTATCGGCTATTTTAATCGCCTCTACCATGCGTGTTGTATTATTTCTTGCAGTGCTTGGTGTTGTCGCCAAAGGGATTCCGTTGAATCCTAAAAATCCAGCAGAAACGCCTTTCGAATACGTGGCAGGCCATTTTGGCCAAATCTTATTTGGCGTGGTGATTTGGGCAGCGTCTATCACATCAGTTATTGGTGCCGCTTATACATCGGTATCATTCCTCACGAGCCTTTGTCCGACAATTGAACGAAATAGAAACTGTTGGATTATTGGGTTTATAGTGGTTTCTACAGCAGTTCTTGTCACTGTAGGGAAACCTGCTGCTGTACTGGTTTTTGTGGGAACCCTAAATGGTTTAATTTTACCAATAGCACTAGCCTTGATTTTATTAGCCGCTTATCGAAGCAATATTGTTGGTAGCTATAAACACCCAATTTGTTTAGCTTTTGCTGGCTGGTTTGTAGTGATTATTATGGCAATATTAAGTGGAAAAACCATAATTTCTTATGTATCTAGTTTTCTTAGCTAA
- the lptF gene encoding LPS export ABC transporter permease LptF, which translates to MILTRYLTKEVFKSQIAILFILLLIFFSQQLVRVLGSAANGKVPADLVFSLLGLGMPTMAQLMLPLCLFIAILLTFGRLYAESEITVMRACGVGQRILVRVALILSLFTAGLAAYNALWLSPWAIQKQAAIVEDAKANPTMGALASGQFMSTSNNNFVLFIDKINGNQISDVYLFQMKAKGQTKPSVVTAEKGELKALPNGDQVLNLQNTLRVEGTSVLPDFRITHFDDYQAYLGHQETNSESDEAAELSFEQLLKDKSAAAKAELHWRITLILAVPLMALIAVPMSKVNPRQGRFAKILPALLLYLIYFLLQSSFKSAGGADKLDAGLLMPLVNIAFLILGIVLNSWDSTAMHKFRRVFRKG; encoded by the coding sequence ATGATATTAACCCGATATTTAACGAAAGAAGTCTTTAAAAGCCAGATTGCGATTTTGTTTATTTTGCTTTTAATTTTCTTCAGCCAACAACTTGTTCGCGTACTTGGTTCAGCGGCAAATGGTAAGGTTCCCGCCGATCTGGTGTTCTCTTTACTTGGTTTAGGGATGCCGACAATGGCGCAATTAATGTTGCCATTATGTTTGTTTATCGCCATTTTGCTGACTTTCGGTCGACTCTACGCAGAAAGTGAGATTACGGTAATGCGGGCTTGTGGTGTGGGACAACGTATCCTTGTTCGTGTGGCGTTAATTCTTTCTTTGTTCACAGCTGGCTTGGCTGCTTACAATGCATTGTGGCTTTCTCCATGGGCCATTCAAAAGCAAGCGGCGATTGTCGAAGATGCTAAAGCGAACCCAACCATGGGGGCATTGGCTTCTGGTCAATTCATGTCCACAAGCAACAATAATTTCGTCTTATTCATTGATAAGATTAACGGTAATCAAATCAGTGATGTTTATCTTTTCCAAATGAAAGCCAAAGGCCAAACTAAACCATCAGTGGTTACGGCTGAAAAAGGTGAATTAAAAGCGTTACCGAATGGTGACCAAGTCTTGAATTTACAGAATACCTTGCGTGTAGAAGGCACATCCGTACTTCCTGATTTTCGTATTACACATTTTGATGACTACCAAGCGTATTTAGGCCATCAAGAGACAAACTCGGAAAGTGATGAAGCCGCTGAATTATCTTTTGAGCAATTATTAAAAGATAAAAGTGCAGCCGCAAAAGCAGAGTTGCATTGGCGAATTACCTTAATTTTAGCGGTGCCTTTAATGGCGCTTATTGCTGTACCAATGAGTAAAGTGAATCCTCGTCAAGGTCGTTTCGCAAAAATCTTACCAGCATTATTGCTTTATTTAATTTACTTCTTGTTACAAAGCTCATTTAAATCTGCGGGGGGGGCTGATAAGCTTGATGCAGGTTTGTTAATGCCGTTGGTAAATATCGCCTTTTTAATTTTAGGGATTGTGCTGAATAGTTGGGATAGCACTGCTATGCATAAATTCCGTCGTGTATTCAGAAAAGGGTAA
- a CDS encoding 5-oxoprolinase/urea amidolyase family protein, whose amino-acid sequence MIHVIDVQSRATIQDLGRFGLRRFGISQCGAMDKLALRAGNILLGNAEDAPAIEVPLGGITLQFQQDMNFCVTGAFYEMTLDDKPVFAYWRYQVRAGQVLKMIRAKIGMHGYLCVQGGFTLPQELNSCSTDLRAQIGGIEGRGLQVGDQLQTVNDPILRSEIGIAPIPLKHTIHALPSSEYQAFKRKSQYYWWRSKWTLQSNSDRMGYRFQGQKLELKQPLEMLSHAIQFGSVQVPPSGQPIILMADAQTTGGYPKIANVIDADLGALAQVRLGSTIQFEAVSLEQAAKLRRKNEIYLDQIRRIVDEKN is encoded by the coding sequence ATGATTCATGTTATTGATGTGCAATCCCGCGCAACAATTCAGGATTTAGGCCGTTTTGGTTTACGTCGATTTGGGATTAGTCAATGTGGAGCAATGGATAAATTGGCGTTACGCGCTGGTAATATTTTACTAGGTAATGCAGAGGATGCCCCGGCAATCGAAGTCCCTTTAGGTGGTATTACATTGCAATTCCAGCAGGATATGAATTTTTGTGTCACTGGGGCATTTTATGAAATGACCTTAGATGATAAACCGGTTTTTGCTTACTGGCGTTATCAGGTACGAGCTGGGCAAGTTCTGAAAATGATACGTGCAAAAATTGGTATGCATGGCTATTTATGTGTTCAAGGTGGTTTTACCTTACCCCAAGAATTGAACTCTTGTAGTACAGATCTCCGAGCTCAAATAGGAGGAATAGAAGGACGTGGTTTACAAGTGGGCGATCAACTGCAAACGGTAAATGATCCTATTTTGCGTAGTGAAATTGGGATTGCACCTATTCCACTTAAACATACTATTCATGCGTTACCGTCCTCTGAATATCAGGCATTTAAACGAAAATCCCAATATTATTGGTGGCGAAGTAAATGGACGTTGCAAAGCAACAGTGATCGCATGGGTTATCGTTTTCAAGGGCAAAAATTAGAATTAAAGCAACCGCTGGAAATGCTCTCTCATGCTATTCAATTTGGTAGCGTACAAGTGCCACCAAGTGGTCAACCAATTATTTTAATGGCTGATGCACAAACTACGGGCGGTTATCCCAAAATTGCCAATGTGATCGATGCGGATCTTGGTGCGTTGGCACAGGTACGTTTAGGCTCAACCATTCAATTCGAGGCAGTTAGTTTAGAACAAGCCGCAAAATTGCGTCGTAAAAATGAGATATACCTCGATCAAATTAGGAGAATTGTCGATGAAAAAAATTGA
- the lptG gene encoding LPS export ABC transporter permease LptG, whose amino-acid sequence MNTLDRYIGKSILGAIFATLFTLVGLSAIIKFVEQFRSVGKGSYDIWQAVAYTGLTIPKDVETFFPMAALLGALIALGNLASRSELVVMQSAGFSRFKIGLAVMKTALPLVLFTMIIGEWGIPQTEQFARDMRTRALSGGSMLSVKNGVWAKDGNNFVYVRRITDDAQLEDIYIYTFDEQRNLTHLKHANQAQYSAENNQWQLRQVNNSAVSKEQITTTNRLTEDWATSLTPDKLGAVSLRPTSLSISGLYEYIAFLKQTGQDSRRFELTYWRKIFQPLSVGVMMMLALSFIFGSLRSVTAGARIVTGICFGFLFYVVNEIFGQMSVVFNAPAFLGALMPSLLFMAIIWWLLARKRD is encoded by the coding sequence ATGAATACTCTTGATCGTTATATCGGTAAAAGCATCTTAGGGGCAATTTTTGCCACGTTATTTACGTTGGTTGGCCTTTCGGCAATTATCAAATTTGTAGAACAATTTCGTAGCGTAGGTAAAGGTTCTTATGATATTTGGCAAGCGGTGGCTTATACAGGATTAACCATTCCTAAAGATGTGGAAACCTTTTTCCCAATGGCGGCCTTGTTAGGTGCCTTAATTGCTTTAGGTAATTTAGCCAGCCGCAGTGAATTAGTGGTCATGCAATCCGCAGGTTTTTCTCGTTTTAAAATTGGATTAGCTGTCATGAAAACGGCACTTCCACTGGTGCTTTTTACTATGATTATTGGTGAGTGGGGGATTCCACAAACTGAACAGTTTGCTCGTGATATGCGTACTCGTGCACTTTCCGGTGGTTCAATGCTTTCGGTAAAAAATGGTGTATGGGCAAAAGATGGTAATAATTTCGTGTATGTTCGTCGTATTACCGATGATGCACAATTAGAAGATATTTATATTTATACCTTTGATGAACAGCGTAATCTCACTCATTTGAAGCATGCAAATCAAGCACAATATTCTGCTGAAAATAATCAATGGCAGTTGCGTCAAGTGAATAATTCAGCGGTATCAAAAGAACAAATTACCACAACAAACCGTTTAACAGAAGATTGGGCAACAAGCTTAACGCCAGATAAATTAGGCGCAGTTTCATTACGTCCAACGTCATTATCTATTTCCGGTTTGTATGAATATATTGCTTTCTTAAAACAAACAGGACAGGATTCTCGCCGTTTTGAATTAACCTATTGGCGTAAGATTTTTCAGCCCCTTTCTGTAGGTGTAATGATGATGCTTGCGTTATCTTTCATCTTTGGTTCATTACGTAGTGTCACTGCAGGAGCGAGAATCGTAACGGGGATTTGTTTTGGTTTCTTGTTCTATGTCGTCAATGAAATTTTTGGACAAATGAGTGTGGTATTTAATGCGCCAGCTTTTTTAGGTGCACTAATGCCAAGCCTCTTGTTTATGGCGATTATTTGGTGGCTACTTGCAAGAAAACGAGATTAA
- a CDS encoding leucyl aminopeptidase, whose translation MKYQANSTALSQSTDCLIIGIYENNELTKSFNEIDQITKGYLSQLAQSQDLSGKIGQATLLHSLPNLAAKRVLVAGCGKKGETTERQFKQIIQRVTQTLKELNIQQVVNNLTDVEIKDRDLFWNVRFTVETIEHSLYQFDEFKSKKADAISLQEIIFNIDDAQAKQAIAEAQAIANGVKAARNIANMPPNICTPAYLAEQAKKLAETSTALSLDVVDEEDMTKLGMNAYLAVSRGSQNPAYMSILHFNNAPDKNAKPIVLVGKGLTFDAGGISLKPAADMDEMKYDMCGAASVFGTMKAIAELNLPLNVIGVLAGCENLPDGNAYRPGDILTTMNCLTVEVLNTDAEGRLVLCDALTYVERFEPQYVIDVATLTGACVVALGQHNSGLVSTDDALAEQLLKAAQQTTDKAWRLPLSEEYQEQLKSPFADLANIGGRWGGAITAGAFLSNFTKKYTWAHLDIAGTAWLQGANKGATGRPVSLLTQFLINQTK comes from the coding sequence ATGAAATATCAAGCAAACTCAACCGCACTTTCTCAATCAACCGATTGCCTTATCATCGGCATTTATGAGAACAACGAATTGACAAAAAGTTTCAATGAAATCGACCAAATCACAAAAGGTTACCTCAGTCAGTTAGCCCAAAGCCAAGATCTTTCAGGCAAAATTGGCCAAGCGACTCTGCTTCATTCGTTACCAAATCTTGCCGCTAAACGCGTGTTAGTCGCAGGTTGTGGCAAAAAAGGTGAAACGACTGAACGCCAATTTAAACAAATCATCCAACGTGTTACCCAAACATTAAAAGAATTAAATATTCAACAAGTGGTAAATAATTTAACGGATGTGGAAATCAAAGACCGCGATCTATTTTGGAATGTGCGTTTTACTGTTGAAACCATCGAACATAGCCTTTATCAATTTGATGAATTTAAAAGTAAAAAAGCGGATGCTATCTCACTTCAAGAAATCATTTTTAATATCGATGACGCACAAGCTAAGCAAGCCATCGCAGAAGCGCAAGCCATTGCAAATGGTGTAAAAGCTGCGCGTAATATCGCGAATATGCCACCTAATATTTGTACACCGGCTTATTTAGCAGAACAAGCTAAAAAATTAGCTGAAACATCAACCGCACTTTCCCTCGATGTGGTTGATGAAGAAGACATGACAAAACTTGGCATGAATGCGTATTTAGCCGTATCTCGAGGTTCGCAAAATCCAGCTTATATGTCTATTTTACATTTCAACAATGCGCCTGATAAAAACGCGAAACCAATCGTGTTAGTAGGTAAAGGCTTAACCTTTGATGCGGGCGGTATTTCTTTAAAACCTGCCGCAGATATGGATGAAATGAAATACGATATGTGCGGTGCGGCTTCGGTATTCGGTACGATGAAAGCCATTGCTGAATTAAATCTGCCACTCAATGTTATCGGCGTATTAGCAGGTTGTGAAAACTTACCTGATGGCAATGCTTATCGTCCAGGTGATATTCTCACCACGATGAACTGTTTAACCGTAGAAGTATTAAATACCGATGCGGAAGGACGTTTAGTACTTTGTGATGCGCTCACCTATGTAGAACGTTTTGAACCGCAATATGTGATTGATGTCGCAACCCTAACAGGTGCTTGCGTGGTGGCGTTAGGTCAACATAACAGCGGCTTAGTTTCAACTGATGATGCCTTGGCTGAACAGTTATTAAAAGCGGCACAGCAAACTACCGATAAAGCTTGGCGTTTACCGTTGAGTGAAGAATATCAAGAGCAATTAAAATCACCATTTGCCGATTTAGCCAATATTGGCGGGCGTTGGGGCGGTGCAATTACTGCGGGGGCATTCCTCTCTAACTTTACGAAAAAATATACTTGGGCGCATTTAGATATTGCTGGGACAGCTTGGCTTCAAGGCGCCAATAAAGGTGCAACAGGTCGTCCAGTATCTTTATTAACACAATTCTTAATTAACCAAACTAAATAA
- a CDS encoding endonuclease/exonuclease/phosphatase family protein, with product MKQINRFLKIGLVLAILGAGYFFTNLTIFDRTLIQLNTSQKTSYIPFENKLNMQCDKADDLVPKLAASRFHLITWNVHKGQDTGWQEDLERLSKRADFVLLQEATQHQNLSTFSTALFVSSFSFNELLSGVKTFTQTQPEWYCGGGVAEPIIQIPKVASIMNLPLEKGNSLLIINVHLINFEWGISAYQAQLKQLFSFVENHQGPIIMAGDFNAWNEERLNLVNNLIKKYGLNSVALSQDERVRFLGYPLDYIFMRGVKVVSATSEVVTSSDHNPLLMEFELE from the coding sequence ATGAAGCAAATTAACCGATTTTTAAAGATTGGCTTAGTATTAGCCATTTTAGGGGCTGGGTATTTTTTTACGAATTTAACAATTTTTGATCGTACATTAATTCAATTAAATACGTCACAAAAAACAAGTTATATTCCTTTTGAAAACAAGTTAAATATGCAATGTGACAAGGCTGATGATTTAGTGCCTAAATTAGCCGCTTCTCGTTTTCATTTGATAACTTGGAATGTGCATAAGGGGCAAGATACAGGATGGCAAGAGGATTTAGAACGACTCTCTAAACGGGCTGATTTTGTGTTATTGCAAGAAGCGACGCAGCATCAAAATTTAAGTACATTTTCGACCGCACTTTTTGTGTCCTCTTTTTCTTTTAACGAGCTCTTATCAGGAGTAAAGACATTTACCCAAACACAACCCGAATGGTATTGCGGTGGTGGTGTAGCAGAACCAATAATTCAAATTCCTAAAGTCGCGAGTATAATGAATTTGCCATTAGAAAAAGGCAATAGCTTGCTGATTATCAATGTGCATTTAATTAATTTTGAGTGGGGGATTTCCGCTTATCAAGCACAGTTAAAACAGCTTTTTTCCTTTGTTGAAAATCATCAAGGTCCCATCATTATGGCGGGGGACTTTAATGCATGGAATGAAGAGCGTCTTAATTTAGTGAATAATCTGATCAAAAAATATGGATTGAATTCTGTGGCGCTCTCTCAAGATGAGCGAGTGCGATTCTTAGGTTATCCACTGGATTATATTTTTATGCGAGGCGTAAAGGTGGTCAGCGCAACATCAGAAGTGGTTACTTCGTCAGATCATAATCCATTACTGATGGAGTTCGAATTGGAATAA
- the fbp gene encoding class 1 fructose-bisphosphatase, producing MKTLSEFIVERQAEYPNAKGELSGILSSIRLLAKIIHRDINKAGLTNILGQSGVENVQGESQMKLDLFAHNTMNAALMSREEVAGFASEEEESFIAFDTERARNAKYIILTDPLDGSSNIDVNVSVGTIFSIYRRVSPIGSPVTLEDFMQPGNKQVAAGYIVYGSSTMLVYTTGHGVNGFTYDPSIGTFCLSHENMQMPKDGKIYSINEGQYLKFPQGVKKYIKYCQEEDKATNRPYASRYIGSLVADFHRNLLKGGIYIYPSATNYPNGKLRLLYEGNPMAFLAEQAGGIASDGYNRILDIQPSELHQRVPLFIGSAEMVKKAEEMMREFKED from the coding sequence ATGAAAACATTGAGTGAATTTATTGTTGAACGCCAAGCAGAGTACCCAAATGCAAAAGGGGAACTTAGTGGTATTTTGTCTTCTATTCGTTTATTAGCAAAAATCATTCATCGTGATATCAATAAAGCAGGTTTAACCAATATCCTTGGTCAGTCTGGTGTCGAAAACGTGCAAGGTGAAAGCCAAATGAAATTGGACTTATTCGCCCATAACACCATGAATGCAGCCCTCATGTCACGTGAAGAAGTGGCGGGTTTTGCTTCTGAGGAAGAAGAAAGCTTTATCGCTTTTGATACTGAACGTGCTCGTAATGCGAAATATATTATTTTGACTGACCCACTTGATGGTTCATCCAATATTGATGTGAACGTTTCTGTTGGTACGATTTTCTCTATTTACCGTCGTGTATCCCCTATTGGCTCACCTGTTACCTTAGAAGACTTTATGCAACCAGGTAATAAACAAGTCGCGGCGGGTTACATCGTGTATGGTTCTTCCACTATGTTGGTTTATACCACTGGTCATGGTGTAAATGGTTTCACTTATGATCCATCTATCGGTACATTCTGTCTTTCTCATGAAAATATGCAAATGCCAAAAGACGGTAAAATTTACTCCATCAATGAAGGACAATATCTTAAATTCCCACAAGGGGTAAAAAAATACATTAAATATTGCCAAGAGGAAGATAAAGCAACTAACCGACCTTATGCGTCACGTTATATTGGTTCATTAGTGGCAGACTTCCACCGTAACTTATTAAAAGGCGGTATCTACATTTATCCAAGTGCAACTAACTATCCAAATGGTAAGCTTCGTTTGCTTTATGAAGGCAATCCAATGGCATTCTTAGCAGAACAAGCGGGGGGTATTGCATCTGATGGTTACAATCGAATTTTAGATATTCAACCAAGTGAACTTCACCAACGTGTACCACTTTTCATCGGTTCCGCAGAAATGGTGAAAAAAGCCGAAGAAATGATGAGAGAATTTAAAGAAGATTAA
- the pxpB gene encoding 5-oxoprolinase subunit PxpB has product MNITPISESAVVCSLPPPASLQQQRQLWAFANQLQSEKDIVEVVVGMNNLTVFTDFYVDFEPLIQRLELRWGELKVSTFQGRHIEIPVIYGGELGQDLSEVAKLHNTTPERIVQMHSEPIYTVYMIGFQPGFPYLGGLPESLHTPRRAVPRTLVPAGSVGIGGAQTGIYPFSSPGGWQLIGHTKHALFDKNQAQPTLLQAGDTVKFVVEGIEL; this is encoded by the coding sequence ATGAATATAACCCCGATCAGCGAGTCGGCGGTGGTTTGCTCTTTACCGCCACCAGCTTCACTTCAACAACAACGCCAACTCTGGGCGTTTGCCAACCAACTACAGTCTGAGAAAGATATTGTAGAAGTTGTCGTGGGAATGAATAATCTCACGGTCTTCACTGATTTTTACGTAGATTTTGAGCCGCTTATTCAGCGCTTGGAACTACGTTGGGGAGAATTGAAAGTATCCACTTTTCAAGGTCGTCATATCGAGATCCCGGTAATTTATGGCGGCGAATTAGGCCAAGATTTATCTGAAGTAGCCAAATTACATAACACCACACCAGAACGAATTGTTCAAATGCATAGCGAACCGATTTATACGGTATATATGATTGGTTTCCAACCTGGTTTTCCCTATTTAGGTGGTTTACCTGAAAGCCTGCACACGCCACGTCGTGCTGTCCCAAGAACACTTGTTCCTGCCGGTTCTGTTGGTATTGGTGGGGCTCAAACGGGCATTTATCCCTTTTCCTCTCCTGGCGGATGGCAATTAATCGGTCATACTAAGCATGCGCTCTTTGACAAAAATCAAGCACAACCTACTTTATTACAAGCAGGAGATACGGTGAAATTTGTGGTGGAGGGGATTGAATTATGA